A genomic window from Pungitius pungitius chromosome 12, fPunPun2.1, whole genome shotgun sequence includes:
- the fam20cl gene encoding extracellular serine/threonine protein kinase FAM20C, whose protein sequence is MIKPSLGGSTRSIYLGLACLSLALHLLLAFFCLSVLQTACVLPTSSPASTPTRTDSQHSQPISHSSSSSSSASSRKLPTIPQSEEHHTLSANTSTDASERQAKLMAAGKGPRVKSLSKVEELFKHPLYNLPRPPLQDDDWLLRVKTNEHAGDGGSEEEEKEDAVLNESQWHSTSVEGGYDKASWTSEAETHPPWLRFHLGISRWELYDRKDPILAQLTHYLATQRVLGAVQKTGGTQLKLVMSFPNHGQALLKPMKQSRDAETNVNLFYFSDFERHNAEIAAFHLDRLLGFNRIPPVVGRLINVTSEVREITSDKKLSRTFFTSPAGNVCFYGQCEYYCSPEHPVCGRPHELEVSLAAMLPDLTLAPRRSWRSPWRRSYSRHKLAEWQKDPAYCDTVKQKPPYNQGTRLVDLIDMAVLDFLMSNMDRHHYETFEKFGNETFLLHLDNGRAFGRHSQDEPSILVPLQQCCRIRRTTLLRLRLLSLPGFRLSDVMRESLLGDPLATVAPVLSEPHLSALDRRLAAVLQVVEACEQHHDDVIYDDWEG, encoded by the exons ATGATCAAACCGAGCCTCGGCGGATCCACTCGCTCCATCTATCTGGGTCTGGCTTGTCTTTCCCTcgctctccacctccttctggcgtttttttgtctctctgtcctccagaCAGCCTGTGTCcttcccacctcctcccccgcctccaCTCCGACTAGAACAGATAGTCAGCACAGTCAGCCCatctcccactcctcctcctcctcctcttcagcctcCTCACGCAAACTGCCGACGATCCCCCAGAGTGAAGAGCATCACACGCTGAGCGCCAACACCTCCACTGATGCCAGCGAGAGGCAAGCGAAACTGATGGCAGCTGGGAAGGGCCCAAGGGTCAAGAGTCTCTCAAAGGTGGAGGAGCTGTTCAAGCACCCGCTGTACAACCTGCCGCGCCCGCCGCTGCAAGACGACGATTGGCTGCTGAGGGTGAAGACAAACGAACACGCCGGGGATGGAggaagtgaggaagaggagaaggaagacgCCGTCTTGAACGAGAGTCAGTG GCACAGCACCAGCGTGGAGGGAGGCTACGACAAAGCCTCTTGGACGAGCGAGGCGGAGACCCACCCTCCCTGGCTACGCTTCCACCTGGGCATCTCCCGCTGGGAGCTGTACGACAGGAAGGATCCCATCCTGGCCCAGCTGACTCACTACTTGGCGACGCAACGTGTCCTCGGCGCTG TGCAGAAGACGGGGGGCACCCAGCTCAAACTGGTCATGTCGTTCCCAAACCACGGACAAGCCCTGCTGAAACCCATGAA ACAATCCAGAGACGCAGAGACGAACGTGAACCTCTTCTACTTCTCCGACTTTGAAAGACACAACGCGGAGATCGCCGCCTTTCACCTTGACAG attATTGGGCTTTAACAGGATCCCTCCAGTGGTTGGCCGACTCATCAATGTCACTTCAGAGGTCAGAGAGATTACATCTGACAAAAAGCTGTCTAGGACCTTCTTCACTTCCcctg CGGGGAACGTGTGTTTTTACGGCCAGTGTGAGTACTACTGCTCACCAGAGCACCCGGTGTGCGGCCGTCCGCATGAGCTGGAGGTCTCCCTGGCTGCCATGCTCCCCGACCTCACCCTGGCTCCCCGCAGGTCCTGGAGGTCACCGTGGAGACGCTCCTACAGCCGCCACAAGCTAGCAGA GTGGCAGAAGGACCCGGCCTACTGCGACACGGTGAAGCAGAAGCCTCCGTACAACCAGGGCACCCGGCTGGTGGATCTCATAGACATGGCCGTGCTGGACTTCCTCATGA GCAACATGGACAGACATCACTATGAGACGTTTGAGAAATTTGGCAACGAGACTTTTCTGCTGCACCTGGATAACGGACGGGC ATTTGGGCGTCACTCTCAGGACGAGCCGTCGATTCTTGTGCCTTTGCAACAGTGTTGCAG GATCCGTCGCACCACCCTACTGCGCCTGCGCCTCTTGTCCCTCCCGGGCTTCCGTCTGAGTGACGTCATGCGGGAGTCGCTGCTCGGTGACCCCCTGGCCACCGTGGCCCCCGTCCTCTCCGAACCCCACCTGTCTGCTTTGGACCGACGCCTCGCAGCCGTCCTGCAGGTGGTTGAGGCCTGCGAGCAGCACCACGATGATGTCATCTACGACGACTGGGAAggatga
- the LOC119220750 gene encoding neuronal pentraxin-2-like, translating to MVAFIGAVICIIAAVHTGSSRAAAAQQQPATDNHSLYPDAAARGPAGSVARVGSLGALHGSETPDSEGPTFDIGLGGLDGVTGLSGHDPTVSRLICTPIPAGECNPKNFQQQAEDPSLYAGEDWGYLRTTAEELRQTVLQQKDQILTDQRTIRELTGKLSECEKGQDGQSSSSSSADRRGAAAGLWGAKGTAEERHLERVMVRDSPGSTPDGAHVLTVMAVEELEQAISQLKDRIEKLESDIGPFPHNQTESSASAAPGGGGERSTHPGHRAGADRPWRMEDLEGELERKVELLEKERKTLRLETEQQRQEIDQGINKLHHRLSGLEGGDSGHSFPEGYRLSFPTRTNYMYAVVKHAIPALRTFTACLWLRPAEGGVGTPLSYAVSEQPNELVLLQGLHTPTELLINDKVAQLPLNLSRGSWQHICVSWSQKGGVWQAYQGGKLRGEGHGLATGHHIRPGGVLILGQEQDSVGGGFDSSQALVGELSQVGLWNRVLSASQVTSLSRCGRVTPGSVAPWTEKGVEVHGGATKDPGEPCSKHNRSSQ from the exons ATGGTGGCCTTCATCGGAGCGGTAATCTGCATCATCGCAGCCGTCCACACCGGCTCCTCCAGGGCTGCCGCGGCGCAACAGCAACCCGCTACCGACAACCACTCGCTGTATCCGGACGCAGCGGCTCGGGGGCCCGCTGGGTCCGTAGCCCGGGTCGGATCTTTGGGCGCTCTCCATGGTTCTGAAACACCCGATTCAGAAGGACCCACCTTCGACATCGGGCTCGGCGGGTTGGATGGAGTGACCGGACTCTCGGGTCACGACCCAACGGTCAGTCGGCTCATCTGCACGCCGATCCCCGCCGGGGAGTGCAACCCGAAGAACTTTCAGCAACAAGCGGAAGACCCGTCCCTGTACGCAGGGGAAGACTGGGGCTACCTCCGCACCACCGCGGAAGAGCTCCGTCAGACTGTTCTGCAGCAAAAAGACCAGATATTAACGGACCAGCGGACCATCAGGGAGCTGACGGGGAAACTATCCGAGTGCGAGAAGGGGCAGGACggccagagcagcagcagcagcagcgcggaCAGACGCGGGGCCGCCGCGGGGCTGTGGGGGGCTAAAGGGACGGCGGAGGAGAGGCACCTGGAGCGGGTCATGGTGCGTGACAGCCCGGGTTCGACGCCTGACGGCGCTCACGTGCTCACCGTTATGGCTGTGGAGGAGCTAGAGCAGGCCATCAGTCAGCTCAAAGACCGCATAGAGAAACTGGAG TCAGACATTGGCCCGTTTCCTCACAACCAGACGGAGAGCAGCGCATCAGCAGCGCCAGGGGGAGGCGGAGAAAGGTCGACCCATCCCGGGCACAGGGCTGGGGCTGACAGGCCGTGGAGGATGGAAGACTTGGAAggggagctggagaggaaggtGGAGCTGCtcgagaaagagagaaaaacccTGAGGCTGGAAACGGAGCAGCAGAGGCAGGAAATCGACCAGGGCATCAATAAACTGCACCACCGACTCTCAGGGCTGGAGGGAG GTGATTCAGGCCATTCCTTCCCCGAGGGCTACAGGCTGTCCTTCCCAACACGGACAAACTACATGTACGCCGTTGTGAAGCACGCCATCCCGGCGCTGCGGACCTTCACCGCCTGCCTGTGGCTGCGGCCCGCGGAGGGAGGGGTCGGGACGCCTCTGTCCTATGCTGTTTCGGAGCAACCCAAcgagctggtgctgctgcaaGGCCTGCACACCCCCACTGAGCTCCTCATCAATGACAAG GTGGCACAGTTGCCTCTAAACCTCTCCAGAGGCAGCTGGCAGCATATCTGTGTGAGCTGGAGCCAAAAGGGAGGAGTCTGGCAGGCCTACCAGGGGGGAAAGCTACGGGGAGAGGGCCACGGGCTGGCCACCGGACATCACATCCGACCCGGAGGAGTGCTCATATTGGGGCAAGAGcag GACTCGGTGGGCGGAGGGTTTGACTCATCCCAGGCCCTGGTTGGGGAGTTGTCCCAGGTGGGTCTCTGGAACCGGGTCCTGTCTGCCAGCCAGGTGACCAGCTTGTCCCGCTGCGGCAGAGTAACCCCGGGCAGTGTGGCCCCCTGGACCGAGAAAGGAGTTGAGGTTCACGGCGGAGCAACCAAGGACCCGGGAGAGCCTTGTAGTAAACACAACAGGAGCTCTCAATGA